One stretch of Streptomyces sp. 135 DNA includes these proteins:
- a CDS encoding TIGR03619 family F420-dependent LLM class oxidoreductase → MSPPAQWNSSLAYGMQLPVQSQSSLYAEPWEADATPGDLVEIARTADRAGFAYLASCDHVAIPRRLAEAMGTTWYDPVATLSYLAAATEGVRLMSHVAIVGLRHPLLTAKQYATLDHLSGGRLILGVGAGHVPEEFEALGVDFARRGPVLDETIDALRAALGPDEYPEHHGTRYHFGGLGQRPRPAQRHIPLWVGGSSPAAIRRAATRADGWLPQGDPRDKLPAQIAKLRRLRAQAGIEEPIVIGAITEALYVGEPGWPVGRRTLHGKPEALAESLRAYTAMGVDQIQVRFRSRGRDELTDQMRAFAADVAPHLTD, encoded by the coding sequence ATGTCCCCGCCAGCGCAGTGGAATTCGTCCCTCGCGTACGGGATGCAGCTCCCCGTACAGTCCCAGAGCTCCCTCTACGCCGAACCCTGGGAAGCCGACGCGACCCCCGGCGACCTCGTCGAGATCGCCCGCACCGCCGACCGCGCGGGCTTCGCCTACCTCGCGAGCTGCGACCACGTCGCGATCCCCCGCCGCCTCGCCGAAGCCATGGGCACCACCTGGTACGACCCCGTGGCGACCCTCTCCTACCTCGCCGCCGCCACCGAGGGCGTCCGGCTGATGAGCCACGTCGCCATCGTGGGCCTGCGCCACCCCCTCCTCACCGCCAAGCAGTACGCGACCCTGGACCACCTCAGCGGCGGCCGCCTGATCCTCGGGGTCGGCGCCGGGCACGTACCGGAGGAGTTCGAGGCGCTCGGCGTCGACTTCGCGCGGCGCGGGCCGGTCCTCGACGAGACGATCGACGCGCTGAGGGCCGCGCTCGGCCCGGACGAATACCCCGAACACCACGGCACCCGCTACCACTTCGGCGGACTCGGCCAGCGCCCCCGCCCCGCCCAGCGGCACATACCCCTCTGGGTCGGCGGCTCCTCACCCGCCGCCATCCGCCGCGCGGCGACCCGCGCCGACGGCTGGCTGCCCCAGGGCGACCCGCGCGACAAGCTGCCCGCGCAGATCGCGAAGCTCAGGCGGCTGCGGGCACAGGCGGGGATCGAGGAGCCGATCGTCATCGGCGCGATCACCGAGGCCCTGTACGTCGGCGAGCCGGGCTGGCCCGTGGGGCGCCGGACGCTGCACGGCAAGCCGGAGGCCCTCGCCGAGTCCCTGCGCGCGTACACCGCGATGGGCGTCGA
- a CDS encoding CU044_5270 family protein has product MNDELELLREWDADAAPLTGPARDRARHRLLNTMVHADRHTGTGTGPGRRRALRLVAAAVVATAVTGTAVLIGTDGSGEGGGAPGTSTPRVENAAATVLNGAAAWERQREKEPVAPRDDQFIYSKRIIKETERKTGEVKTYTDEMWDSVDVSKRSLSMELGREMWEEPAGKGGGVWPPRKWSELKKLPQDPEKLIWAIISLGSRGGSDDRSVSDLDKHQRFEAYWLLGELLKNPVLPQGLRPAAYEALALVPGVRTIPGVKDSAGRAGVGVAHAERGSREGAYLIFDPASYEFLGFRDERISASGKKKYIQLSHVVDWGIVDRVRQRP; this is encoded by the coding sequence ATGAATGACGAACTCGAACTCCTGAGGGAGTGGGACGCGGACGCGGCCCCGCTCACCGGTCCGGCCCGGGACCGGGCCCGGCACCGGCTGCTCAACACGATGGTCCACGCGGACCGTCACACCGGCACCGGTACTGGCCCCGGTCGCCGCCGCGCGCTGCGCCTCGTGGCGGCCGCGGTGGTCGCCACGGCGGTCACGGGGACGGCGGTGCTCATCGGCACGGACGGCTCCGGGGAGGGCGGCGGTGCTCCGGGCACGAGCACCCCGCGGGTGGAGAACGCCGCCGCGACGGTGCTGAACGGGGCGGCGGCGTGGGAGCGCCAGCGGGAGAAGGAGCCGGTGGCGCCGCGCGACGACCAGTTCATCTACTCGAAGCGGATCATCAAGGAGACGGAGCGGAAGACCGGCGAGGTCAAGACCTACACCGACGAGATGTGGGACTCGGTGGACGTCTCCAAGCGCTCCTTGTCCATGGAACTGGGCCGCGAGATGTGGGAGGAGCCCGCGGGGAAGGGCGGCGGGGTGTGGCCACCCCGGAAGTGGAGTGAGCTGAAGAAGCTGCCCCAAGATCCGGAGAAGCTCATCTGGGCCATCATCTCCCTCGGCTCCCGCGGCGGGTCCGACGACCGGTCGGTCAGCGATCTCGACAAGCACCAGCGGTTCGAGGCCTACTGGCTGCTCGGTGAGCTCCTGAAGAACCCGGTGCTGCCCCAGGGACTGCGCCCCGCGGCGTACGAGGCGCTGGCCCTCGTGCCCGGCGTCAGGACGATCCCGGGAGTGAAGGACTCCGCCGGGCGGGCCGGGGTGGGGGTCGCCCACGCCGAGCGCGGGTCCCGCGAAGGCGCGTACCTGATCTTCGACCCTGCCTCGTATGAGTTCCTGGGCTTCCGCGACGAGCGGATCTCGGCTTCCGGGAAGAAGAAGTACATCCAGTTGTCGCACGTGGTGGACTGGGGGATCGTCGACCGGGTGAGGCAGCGCCCGTAG
- a CDS encoding helix-turn-helix transcriptional regulator: MSNWADLTNGKRIKCLRGSDLTQQGLAEAAGLSLALVQKAEQDRGELSIGSLLKLAHALNTDVSVILGQQAPRRGMAQGDRAALRQLSDAVHGSALGEWDGIDEPSSTDELSEARDRAWDAYWASDTAALSAYASKVLMEGQARYAGSTGAERERLGAVLASTYRVAASCSNGFGRRDLALSALTSAKWLANDVGDPVLTALLESTLSWVHLRGAKLPRAVAGAERAALAIEPSFSSGSRPQLLAYGRLMISAAVAASRREDESAADDYLSQAHAAAARLGRDEKLYGTSFGPTAVKAEAVGIHVALKNYGRALKLAGHPDMKKLPQTMSKVARNRYKLDVALAQCAAGLHDKAADTLIEVGLDAPEWVRHQALPGVIGKRLAKVSTARVRHISELIGVPLIA, from the coding sequence GTGAGCAACTGGGCGGATCTGACGAACGGCAAGCGCATCAAGTGTCTGCGGGGCTCCGATCTGACCCAGCAGGGGCTGGCGGAGGCGGCGGGGCTGTCGCTGGCCCTGGTGCAGAAGGCGGAGCAGGACCGGGGGGAGTTGTCCATCGGCTCGCTGCTGAAGCTGGCGCATGCGTTGAATACGGACGTGTCGGTGATCCTGGGGCAGCAGGCGCCGCGGCGGGGGATGGCCCAAGGGGACCGCGCCGCGCTGCGTCAACTGTCCGACGCCGTACACGGGAGTGCCCTCGGCGAGTGGGACGGCATCGACGAGCCGAGCAGCACCGATGAGCTGAGCGAGGCCCGCGACCGGGCGTGGGACGCGTACTGGGCGAGCGATACGGCGGCGCTCAGCGCCTACGCCTCGAAGGTGCTCATGGAAGGGCAGGCCAGGTACGCCGGTTCCACCGGCGCTGAGCGTGAGCGGCTGGGAGCCGTCCTGGCGAGCACGTACCGCGTGGCCGCGTCCTGCTCGAACGGGTTCGGGCGACGTGACCTCGCGCTGAGCGCGCTCACGTCGGCGAAGTGGCTCGCGAACGACGTCGGCGACCCCGTGCTGACGGCCCTCTTGGAGTCCACGCTGTCGTGGGTCCACCTGCGTGGCGCCAAGTTGCCCCGTGCCGTGGCAGGGGCCGAGCGGGCGGCGCTGGCGATCGAGCCGTCGTTCAGCAGCGGGTCGCGCCCCCAACTGCTCGCGTACGGGCGGCTGATGATCTCCGCGGCCGTGGCGGCGTCGAGACGCGAGGACGAGAGCGCGGCCGACGACTACCTCTCCCAGGCGCACGCCGCGGCGGCGAGGCTCGGCCGTGACGAGAAGCTGTACGGCACCAGCTTCGGCCCAACGGCGGTGAAGGCAGAGGCCGTTGGCATCCACGTTGCACTGAAGAACTACGGGCGCGCCCTCAAGCTCGCAGGGCACCCCGACATGAAGAAGCTCCCCCAGACCATGTCGAAGGTGGCCCGCAACCGCTACAAACTCGACGTCGCTCTCGCGCAGTGCGCGGCAGGGCTGCACGACAAGGCGGCGGACACGCTGATCGAGGTGGGCCTCGACGCCCCGGAGTGGGTCAGGCACCAGGCGCTGCCCGGCGTCATCGGCAAGCGCCTCGCCAAGGTATCCACGGCACGGGTGCGGCACATCAGCGAACTGATCGGTGTGCCGCTGATCGCGTAG